A single genomic interval of Nostoc commune NIES-4072 harbors:
- a CDS encoding Mo-dependent nitrogenase C-terminal domain-containing protein — MKVFDNTTKKIFLASWVSINQAETSDDQVTQLNRSVSKPYWDILHPLRQRVENIQVRDRQLAHRLCKLIPSQCPFERDVKLFGKTLFHIPPMCKLNPLYDEVVGLRFRALCYLADECGEDVSQYC, encoded by the coding sequence ATGAAGGTATTCGACAATACCACTAAAAAGATCTTTTTGGCAAGCTGGGTATCAATCAATCAAGCAGAAACTAGTGACGATCAAGTAACCCAGCTAAACCGTTCTGTTTCTAAGCCTTACTGGGATATTCTCCACCCTCTACGGCAGCGTGTAGAAAACATTCAAGTCCGCGATCGCCAACTAGCTCACCGTTTGTGTAAACTGATTCCATCTCAGTGTCCCTTTGAGCGAGATGTCAAATTATTTGGGAAAACCCTGTTTCACATTCCACCCATGTGCAAGCTTAATCCCTTATATGACGAAGTAGTTGGTTTACGTTTTCGAGCGCTGTGCTATTTAGCCGACGAATGCGGCGAAGATGTATCACAGTACTGCTAA
- a CDS encoding caspase family protein: MANYWAIAIGINQYQLFQPLSCAQADAEALEDFLVTEAGFLPKHCLLMTDTSPPIGDRSTYPTKENILLLLEDLAATSWQPEDYLWLFFSGYGVNYKGKDYLMPAEGNPELVQETGIELRSLMQSLQLAELNVLLLLDINRAFGTQADAPVGEETIELAQELQLATILSCQPEQFSHESSELGHGFFTAVLLEALRSGNGNNLADLESYLSLIMPKVCHHHWRPVQNPATIIPSRQQVILPKLAMESDLQSEPVIYPEESFAVALAAPPLDDYPKTSAERGRWGETTVNSSQQVKARKAEKSKGQQIQESTTGLVSQPMAETSLGVPSGRFIPNSSKGYVSRLPSNQPSIPFWKQFILWGGGSLLVAGLIAVVFLRNQETFKIKQISSTLPNAAASDRTPPVRLKNQSSAQITTSSEPEKRNQAVLDLAKMSLRQTQASDLSMAIATARKIRPGEPLYDQAQENIKIWSEMILDLAEGRAKQRQYASAIAAARLITKDEAPYAKAQAAINLWRLEGKQYVSNKTLLDAANALIKSGQASTYNRAIEVAKKVPPGQPGFDTAQKSINKWSEKILDLAKRRATEGELNAAIATAALVPEETGAYEDAQDAIQKWQKNS, encoded by the coding sequence ATGGCAAATTACTGGGCGATCGCGATTGGCATCAATCAATATCAGTTATTTCAACCTTTAAGTTGTGCCCAAGCAGATGCTGAGGCACTAGAGGATTTTTTGGTGACGGAGGCAGGTTTTCTCCCCAAACACTGTCTACTAATGACGGATACCTCACCACCGATTGGGGATAGATCAACTTATCCGACTAAAGAAAATATTTTGCTGCTACTTGAGGATTTGGCAGCGACAAGTTGGCAACCAGAAGATTATCTGTGGTTATTTTTTAGCGGTTATGGGGTCAACTACAAGGGCAAAGATTACTTAATGCCAGCAGAGGGCAACCCCGAACTCGTGCAAGAGACTGGCATAGAATTGCGATCGCTAATGCAAAGTCTGCAACTTGCTGAATTAAATGTATTGTTACTACTCGATATCAACCGCGCTTTTGGCACTCAAGCCGATGCTCCCGTTGGTGAAGAAACAATAGAATTAGCCCAAGAACTACAACTTGCAACCATTCTTTCTTGTCAACCAGAGCAATTTTCCCATGAAAGTAGCGAATTAGGTCACGGATTCTTTACAGCAGTCTTGTTAGAAGCTTTACGTTCTGGTAATGGCAACAACTTGGCAGATTTAGAAAGCTATCTAAGCCTGATCATGCCAAAAGTATGTCACCACCACTGGCGTCCTGTCCAAAACCCTGCCACTATTATCCCATCAAGGCAGCAGGTAATCTTGCCAAAATTGGCCATGGAAAGCGACTTGCAATCAGAACCGGTGATTTATCCTGAAGAATCCTTTGCTGTTGCCCTTGCGGCTCCTCCTCTCGACGATTACCCTAAAACTTCAGCAGAACGGGGCAGATGGGGAGAAACGACTGTGAACTCTTCCCAACAGGTGAAAGCTCGCAAGGCCGAAAAATCTAAAGGTCAACAAATCCAAGAGTCAACTACTGGCTTAGTTTCCCAGCCAATGGCGGAAACTTCTTTAGGAGTGCCGAGCGGAAGATTTATCCCCAATTCCTCTAAAGGTTACGTTTCTCGATTGCCATCCAATCAGCCAAGCATCCCTTTTTGGAAACAGTTTATTTTATGGGGCGGAGGCAGCCTGCTAGTAGCAGGTTTAATTGCTGTAGTTTTTCTCCGTAATCAAGAAACTTTTAAAATTAAGCAGATATCAAGCACATTACCTAATGCTGCTGCGAGCGATCGCACCCCACCAGTTAGACTTAAAAATCAATCTAGCGCTCAAATAACTACTAGTTCCGAGCCAGAAAAGCGGAATCAAGCAGTATTAGACCTAGCGAAGATGTCGCTTAGACAAACTCAGGCTAGCGATTTGAGCATGGCGATCGCAACAGCCCGGAAAATTCGACCTGGTGAACCACTCTATGATCAAGCTCAGGAGAATATTAAGATTTGGAGTGAGATGATTTTAGATTTAGCAGAAGGTCGTGCTAAACAAAGACAGTATGCTAGCGCTATTGCTGCTGCTCGATTAATCACCAAAGATGAAGCCCCCTATGCCAAAGCACAAGCAGCAATTAACCTGTGGCGGTTAGAGGGCAAGCAGTATGTAAGTAATAAAACTCTTTTAGATGCAGCTAATGCCTTAATTAAGTCTGGACAGGCATCTACCTACAATCGTGCGATCGAAGTTGCGAAAAAAGTACCACCGGGTCAACCAGGCTTCGATACTGCCCAAAAATCGATCAATAAATGGAGTGAGAAAATTTTAGACCTGGCCAAGCGTCGCGCCACCGAAGGAGAACTTAACGCCGCAATTGCGACCGCCGCTTTAGTACCAGAGGAGACAGGCGCTTATGAAGATGCTCAGGATGCCATTCAAAAATGGCAAAAAAATAGCTAA
- the rpmF gene encoding 50S ribosomal protein L32, with protein sequence MAVPKKKTSKSKRDKRRATWRHKAVVEAQKALSLGKSILTGRSTFVYPVAEEEEEES encoded by the coding sequence ATGGCTGTTCCTAAGAAGAAAACTTCAAAATCAAAACGAGATAAACGTCGAGCTACCTGGAGGCATAAAGCCGTCGTTGAAGCTCAAAAAGCTCTGTCTCTGGGCAAATCAATTTTGACTGGACGTTCTACATTTGTATATCCAGTTGCTGAAGAAGAGGAAGAAGAATCATAA
- a CDS encoding sulfite oxidase-like oxidoreductase — MLGKFFQKPGKEEGERVPPGQHLAKGFPVLTYGATPQVSIEEWEFRVWGLAKPATFSWSDFMALPQHEFTADFHCVTRWSKLDVKWTGIKVTDFMGLIELDPKVADIMEHCYGGYTTNISVEDFMREENFFAFKVFGEPLPSEHGGPMRLVVPHLYAWKSAKWINGLEFLAGEELGFWERNGYHRRGEPWAEERYSNAFGF, encoded by the coding sequence ATGCTAGGAAAATTTTTTCAGAAACCAGGGAAGGAAGAGGGAGAACGCGTCCCTCCTGGTCAACACTTAGCTAAAGGTTTCCCCGTATTAACTTACGGTGCAACTCCCCAAGTCAGCATTGAGGAATGGGAATTTCGAGTTTGGGGTTTGGCAAAACCTGCTACTTTTAGTTGGTCAGACTTTATGGCGCTGCCTCAACACGAATTTACGGCAGACTTTCACTGTGTAACGCGCTGGTCTAAACTGGATGTCAAATGGACTGGCATAAAAGTTACGGATTTCATGGGTCTGATTGAGCTAGATCCCAAAGTAGCCGACATTATGGAACACTGCTACGGCGGCTACACTACAAATATTTCTGTAGAAGATTTTATGCGCGAAGAAAACTTCTTTGCTTTTAAAGTCTTTGGCGAACCCCTTCCATCTGAACACGGTGGCCCGATGCGGCTAGTTGTTCCCCACCTCTACGCTTGGAAAAGTGCTAAGTGGATTAATGGTTTGGAATTTTTAGCTGGTGAAGAACTTGGTTTTTGGGAGCGTAATGGCTACCACCGCCGTGGTGAACCTTGGGCTGAGGAGCGTTACAGTAACGCTTTTGGGTTTTAA